gcatggtaTTAAATCTTTATTGTAATTCTCTTCATATTTATTTCGAATCTACTTACAAGCTTTTGATATTGAGATTGTAGGATTTGCATCAAGTATAAAGTAGATTTTTCCAGTCTTAGGAGAACTACTTCTGtgtttgtatgaaattaatctaaTAGAAAATGATTCAGAAATAACGTTAACTGTTTCAGGTATCAGACCCCACAAGTGAAGCGGCGGTACTACCACCTGAGCTTCCATAAGCGCCACCGCGAGCTGGTGATCAATTCCTACCTCTCGCACGTCCTCCGGGAGGGCCGCGCCGTGACGGTGACGAACCGCCAGCGGAAGCTCTTCACAAACATCAAAAGCAGCCACTGGAACCACGTCCCCTTCGAGCACCCGTCGACCTTCGACACCCTCGCCATGCCCCTGGCTAAGAAGCGCGAGATCATCGGCGACCTCATCGCCTTCCGCAACGGAAAGGACTACTACGCCAAGATCGGGAAGGCATGG
This Ananas comosus cultivar F153 unplaced genomic scaffold, ASM154086v1, whole genome shotgun sequence DNA region includes the following protein-coding sequences:
- the LOC109705404 gene encoding AAA-ATPase ASD, mitochondrial-like, which codes for MGGHESSPTTIQGARLWWSSRSHPVERSPSSWYQTPQVKRRYYHLSFHKRHRELVINSYLSHVLREGRAVTVTNRQRKLFTNIKSSHWNHVPFEHPSTFDTLAMPLAKKREIIGDLIAFRNGKDYYAKIGKAWKRGYLLYGPPGTGKSTMIAAMANFLDYDIYDLELTAVKSNT